CCGCTGGATGGAAGATATACAGTACGAAACGGGAAAAAGCAGGGCTTAACGCATGGAAAGATGCAAAAAATGGCCATCTGCGTCAAAAGAACAGACAAACTGCTCTTTCCGGAAGGTATAACCACGCATTTCGTAGCTCCCCTGGAACTGTTCAAATGCGGTGACGTCGATTTTTTGCTCACCGGTGTTATAACGTTTTGCTGCCTGATCCTTGCACAACGCTTCCATATTCAATGAACGCAGCGGCTCAACCTTTACCCGCTGTGCTTTCTGCTCGGGTGGCGGTGTCGAGCATCCCACTAACACAATAAGTGCCATTGCTGGAAAGAAATAGTTCATCATCATTAAATTACCGTCTTATTTGCAGGTGAGTCTTATTATTAATATCGGTATAGTGGCTGAATCTAACTAATTTCCTCAAGCCTCTATAAGCTGTAGAGATAAAACTCGGATTATTCCAGTGCACCAGCTGAATGATTTATCGGTCAGACCTTTTTTAACCAGTTACAGAGACACAGATGCAGCCCAAAATTTATTGGATTGATAACCTGCGAGGGATAGCCTGTTTAATGGTGGTGATGATTCATACCACCACCTGGTATGTAACCAACGCCCATAGCGTTAGCCCCATAACCTGGGATATCGCGAATGTTCTAAATTCTGCCTCCCGTGTCAGCGTGCCGCTATTTTTCATGATTTCAGGCTATCTCTTTTTTGGCGAACGTAGCGCCCAACCGCGTCATTTCTTGCGTATTGGCTTATGTCTGCTGTTTTATAGTGTCATCGCGTTGATCTACATTGCGCTTTTTACCGCTATCAATGTGGAGTTAGCGCTGAAAAACCTGCTACAAAAGCCTGTGTTTTATCACTTATGGTTTTTCTTCGCGATTGCGGTGATTTATCTGGTTTCGCCGCTGGTTCAGGTGAAAAACGTTAGCGGTAAAATGTTGCTGGTACTAATGGTGGTGATTGGCATCATCGCTAACCCAAACACAGTGCCACAGAAGATCGACGGCTTCGAATGGCTACCGATTAACTTATATATCAATGGCGATACTTTTTACTACATCCTGTATGGCATGTTGGGCCGCGCCATTGGCATGGTGGATACGCAACATAAATCACTGTCGTGGGTGAGCGCCGTACTGTTTGCTGCGGGGGTATTTATCATCTCTCGCGGGACATTATATGAATTACAGTGGCGCGGAAATTTTGCCGATACCTGGTATCTCTATTGCGGACCGATGGTTTTTATCTGCGCAATCGCGTTACTGACTCTGGTAAAAAATACGCTGGATAC
The DNA window shown above is from Escherichia sp. E4742 and carries:
- a CDS encoding YsaB family lipoprotein; this encodes MMMNYFFPAMALIVLVGCSTPPPEQKAQRVKVEPLRSLNMEALCKDQAAKRYNTGEQKIDVTAFEQFQGSYEMRGYTFRKEQFVCSFDADGHFLHLSMR
- the wecH gene encoding O-acetyltransferase WecH, which gives rise to MQPKIYWIDNLRGIACLMVVMIHTTTWYVTNAHSVSPITWDIANVLNSASRVSVPLFFMISGYLFFGERSAQPRHFLRIGLCLLFYSVIALIYIALFTAINVELALKNLLQKPVFYHLWFFFAIAVIYLVSPLVQVKNVSGKMLLVLMVVIGIIANPNTVPQKIDGFEWLPINLYINGDTFYYILYGMLGRAIGMVDTQHKSLSWVSAVLFAAGVFIISRGTLYELQWRGNFADTWYLYCGPMVFICAIALLTLVKNTLDTRTVPGLGLISRHSLGIYGFHALIIHALRTRGIELKNWPILDIIWIFCATLATSLLLSVLVQRIDRNRFVS